The Canis lupus familiaris isolate Mischka breed German Shepherd unplaced genomic scaffold, alternate assembly UU_Cfam_GSD_1.0 chrUn_S1613H1804, whole genome shotgun sequence genome contains a region encoding:
- the LOC119871297 gene encoding olfactory receptor 6C2-like isoform X1: MKNHSAIAFILLGLTDDPRLQVFLSLFLFLTYIFTVAGNLIIILLTLVDSHLKTSMYFFLRNFSILEIIFTTVCVPRLLYSLTTGDKSVTYNACVIQLFFVILIGATEFFLLTAMCYDCYVAICKPLHYTIIMNERGCTILVLCCWLIGLIVILPPLILGVQLDFCNSNLIDHFGCDASPLLNIVCSDAQFVEQFVLIMAVLTLIVTLVCVFVSYTYIVKTILRLPSAQQRKKAFFTCSSHMIVISITYGSCIFIFIAQYLNHPFDEPFHLYTTE; this comes from the coding sequence ATGAAAAATCATTCTGCAATAGCATTCATCCTGCTAGGATTAACAGATGATCCACGACTACaggtttttctttcattatttctgtttttaacctACATTTTCACTGTTGCTGGAAATTTAATCATTATCCTCCTCACTCTTGTAGACTCTCACCTCAAAACATCCATGTACTTTTTCCTTCGGAATTTTTCCatcttagaaataatatttacaacTGTCTGTGTTCCTCGACTCTTATACAGCCTGACAACTGGGGACAAAAGTGTTACCTATAATGCTTGTGTCATccaattattttttgttatccTCATTGGAGCaacagaattttttcttctaaCCGCCATGTGCTATGACTGCTATGTTGCCATCTGCAAGCCCTTGCACTACACTAtcatcatgaatgaaagaggatgCACAATTCTTGTCCTTTGCTGTTGGCTGATTGGGTTAATTGTCATACTCCCACCACTTATCCTGGGAGTTCAGCTAGATTTCTGTAACTCCAATCTCATTGACCATTTTGGTTGTGATGCATCTCCTCTCCTGAATATTGTATGCTCAGACGCTCAATTTGTAGAGCAATTTGTTTTAATCATGGCTGTGTTGACCCTCATAGTCACATTAGTCTGTGTATTTGTGTCATACACATATATTGTCAAGACCATTTTAAGActcccttcagctcagcaaaggaaaaaggctTTCTTCACTTGTTCTTCCCATATGATTGTAATTTCCATCACCTATGGAAGTTGCATCTTCATCTTCATTGCTCAATACCTCAATCATCCCTTTGATGAACCCTTTCATTTATACACTACGGAATAA